The following are from one region of the Streptomyces decoyicus genome:
- a CDS encoding penicillin acylase family protein, whose protein sequence is MRRRTGRLRTAAAAALFALGATLLAPPPTAAAVPKDANDYCQGQCADILPPGATGNATLMEILGNKLFGTHPEHSTDQLGPYGALASGYQSLTDDTLSQFFNDASFGVPQDQVGKVSTPRSDVTITRDKKTGVPHIKGTTRYGTEYGAGYAAGQDRLWLMDLFRHIGRGELTSFAGGALANQGLEQQFWPQAPYTEADLQAQVDRIRDTNGERGKLAMADAQAYIDGINAYREQSKNGRYFPGEYVLTGHVDALTNAGEIQPFKLTDLIALASVVGGLFGNGGGGEVPSALALLSAQQKYGVEKGTEAWESFRERNDPEAAKTLHDGSSFPYAVKPAKAKGTALPDRGSVTSEPLVFDRTGAATVKSGTPPRDPVKAPEKYKKLEGLFKDGVLPEGSLDPTRHRGMSNALLVSGKHTASGHPVAVFGPQTGYFAPQLLMLQEIQGPGISARGASFAGVGMYVQLGRGQDYAWSATSAGQDITDTYAVELCNADGSAPTKDSTSYRYRGTCVPMEKLERTNSWKPTVADPTAAGSYRMQVFRTKYGTVTHRATMDGKPVAYTAQRSTYRHEADSIIGFQMFNDPSYVRDAKTFQKAAEHIGYAFNWFYADSRDVAYYNSGLNPVRNPDVDPSLPVKAEDAYEWKGYDPATNTTDYTPPAQHPQSVGQDYYISWNNKQAEDYDSAGFGNGSVHRGNLLDDRVRALTEDGGVTRASLTRAMAEAAVTDLRGEDVLPELLRVLTSKPVTDPKLKTAVQQLEAWRKDGAQRKETAAGSHTYTHPDAVRLMDAWWPLMTEAVFKPGLGGDLYDALRANLAIDESPSAGHGPTGGHAGSAFQYGWWSYADKDLRAVLGDKVAGPLAQSYCGNGDLSACRDTLLATLQQASGKTAEQVYPGDGSCKAGDQWCADAIIHRAVGGLTHDTLSWQNRPTYQQVVEFPAHR, encoded by the coding sequence ATGCGACGACGTACCGGAAGGCTCAGGACCGCCGCCGCGGCAGCCCTGTTCGCCCTGGGTGCCACGCTCTTGGCACCGCCCCCCACCGCGGCCGCCGTGCCGAAGGACGCCAACGACTACTGCCAGGGCCAGTGCGCCGACATCCTGCCGCCCGGCGCCACCGGCAACGCCACCCTGATGGAGATCCTCGGCAACAAGCTGTTCGGCACCCACCCCGAGCACTCCACCGACCAACTCGGCCCGTACGGCGCGCTGGCGAGCGGCTACCAGTCGCTCACCGACGACACCCTTTCCCAGTTCTTCAACGATGCCTCCTTCGGCGTCCCCCAGGACCAGGTCGGCAAGGTCAGCACGCCCCGCAGCGACGTGACCATCACTCGGGACAAGAAGACCGGAGTGCCGCACATCAAGGGCACCACCCGCTACGGCACCGAGTACGGCGCCGGCTACGCCGCCGGCCAGGACCGGCTGTGGCTGATGGACCTCTTCCGCCACATCGGCCGCGGCGAACTGACCTCCTTCGCCGGCGGTGCGCTCGCCAACCAGGGCCTGGAGCAGCAGTTCTGGCCGCAGGCGCCGTACACCGAAGCCGATCTCCAGGCCCAGGTCGACCGCATCCGCGACACCAACGGCGAGCGCGGCAAGCTGGCCATGGCGGACGCCCAGGCCTACATCGACGGCATCAACGCCTACCGCGAACAGTCCAAGAACGGCCGCTACTTCCCCGGTGAGTACGTCCTCACCGGCCACGTCGACGCCCTCACCAACGCCGGTGAGATCCAGCCCTTCAAGCTCACCGACCTGATAGCACTCGCCTCCGTCGTCGGCGGCCTCTTCGGCAACGGCGGTGGCGGCGAGGTCCCCTCGGCCCTCGCGCTGCTCTCCGCCCAGCAGAAGTACGGCGTCGAGAAGGGCACCGAGGCCTGGGAGTCCTTCCGGGAGCGCAACGACCCCGAGGCCGCCAAGACGCTGCACGACGGCAGCAGCTTCCCGTACGCCGTCAAGCCGGCCAAGGCGAAGGGCACCGCGCTGCCCGACCGCGGCTCGGTCACGTCCGAGCCGCTGGTCTTCGACCGCACCGGCGCGGCCACCGTCAAGAGCGGGACACCGCCACGGGACCCGGTCAAGGCGCCCGAGAAGTACAAGAAGCTGGAAGGCCTCTTCAAGGACGGGGTGTTGCCCGAGGGCAGCCTCGACCCCACCCGGCACCGCGGGATGTCCAACGCCCTGCTGGTCTCCGGCAAGCACACCGCGAGCGGCCACCCCGTCGCCGTCTTCGGCCCGCAGACCGGCTACTTCGCGCCCCAGCTGCTGATGCTCCAGGAGATCCAGGGGCCCGGCATCAGCGCCCGCGGCGCCTCCTTCGCGGGCGTCGGGATGTACGTCCAGCTCGGCCGCGGCCAGGACTACGCCTGGAGCGCCACCTCCGCCGGCCAGGACATCACCGACACCTACGCCGTCGAGCTGTGCAACGCGGACGGCTCCGCGCCCACCAAGGACTCCACCTCCTACCGCTACCGCGGCACCTGCGTCCCCATGGAGAAGCTGGAGCGCACCAACTCCTGGAAGCCCACCGTCGCCGACCCGACGGCGGCCGGCTCCTACCGGATGCAGGTCTTCCGGACGAAGTACGGGACCGTCACCCATCGCGCCACCATGGACGGCAAGCCCGTCGCCTACACCGCGCAGCGCTCCACCTACCGCCACGAGGCCGACTCGATCATCGGCTTCCAGATGTTCAACGACCCGTCCTACGTACGCGACGCCAAGACGTTCCAGAAGGCCGCCGAGCACATCGGCTACGCCTTCAACTGGTTCTACGCCGACTCCCGTGACGTCGCGTACTACAACAGCGGTCTCAACCCGGTACGCAACCCCGATGTCGACCCGTCCCTGCCCGTCAAGGCGGAGGACGCCTACGAGTGGAAGGGCTACGACCCGGCCACCAACACCACCGACTACACCCCGCCCGCCCAGCATCCGCAGTCCGTCGGGCAGGACTACTACATCTCGTGGAACAACAAGCAGGCCGAGGACTACGACTCGGCAGGCTTCGGCAACGGGTCGGTGCACCGCGGCAATCTCCTGGACGACCGGGTGCGGGCGCTGACCGAGGACGGCGGGGTGACCCGGGCGTCACTGACCCGCGCCATGGCCGAGGCCGCCGTCACCGACCTGCGCGGCGAGGACGTCCTGCCCGAACTCCTGCGGGTCCTCACCAGCAAGCCCGTCACCGACCCGAAGCTGAAGACCGCGGTCCAGCAGCTGGAGGCCTGGCGCAAGGACGGCGCCCAGCGCAAGGAGACCGCGGCGGGCTCGCACACCTACACGCACCCCGACGCGGTACGCCTCATGGACGCCTGGTGGCCGCTGATGACCGAGGCCGTCTTCAAGCCGGGCCTCGGCGGCGACCTCTACGACGCACTGCGTGCCAACCTCGCCATCGACGAATCACCGTCGGCCGGCCACGGGCCGACCGGGGGGCACGCCGGATCGGCGTTCCAGTACGGCTGGTGGAGCTACGCGGACAAGGATCTGCGTGCGGTGCTCGGAGACAAGGTGGCGGGCCCGCTCGCGCAGTCGTACTGCGGCAACGGTGACCTGTCCGCCTGCCGCGACACCCTGCTGGCCACGCTCCAGCAGGCGAGCGGGAAGACCGCCGAGCAGGTCTACCCCGGCGACGGCAGCTGCAAGGCCGGCGACCAGTGGTGCGCGGACGCGATCATCCACCGCGCGGTGGGCGGCCTGACCCACGACACCCTCAGCTGGCAGAACCGGCCGACCTATCAGCAGGTCGTGGAGTTCCCGGCGCACCGGTAG
- a CDS encoding 3-keto-5-aminohexanoate cleavage protein — protein MLQVCLNGARTAADSAAVPMSPAALAEAARQAVAAGADDVHVHPKTPCGQDSLAPRVVAAVLEAVRAVVDAPVGVTTGAWSEPDPVRRAERIRSWTVLPDHASVNWHEPGAEAVATALLERGIGIEAGIWSGTDGAESFARSPLAPRVLRVLAEVTDTDAGSAPATARELLTAVAGAAPGRPVLLHGEDGGAWPVLRLAGALGLATRIGIEDTLLLPDGRPATDNAQLVASATTLVSGLPGG, from the coding sequence ATGCTTCAGGTCTGTCTCAACGGCGCCCGGACGGCGGCCGATTCCGCGGCGGTGCCGATGTCGCCGGCCGCCCTCGCCGAAGCCGCGCGGCAGGCGGTGGCGGCCGGTGCCGACGATGTCCATGTCCATCCCAAGACCCCGTGCGGCCAGGATTCCCTTGCGCCGCGGGTGGTGGCCGCCGTCCTGGAGGCCGTCCGGGCGGTGGTGGATGCCCCGGTGGGGGTGACGACCGGCGCCTGGAGCGAGCCGGATCCCGTACGCCGGGCGGAGCGGATCCGCTCCTGGACGGTGCTGCCCGACCACGCCTCGGTGAACTGGCACGAGCCGGGCGCCGAGGCCGTCGCCACCGCCCTGCTGGAGCGTGGCATCGGCATCGAGGCCGGCATCTGGTCGGGCACGGACGGCGCGGAGTCGTTCGCCCGCTCACCGCTCGCGCCGCGGGTGCTGCGGGTGCTGGCCGAAGTGACCGACACCGACGCCGGATCCGCGCCGGCCACAGCCCGCGAGCTGCTGACCGCCGTGGCCGGCGCCGCGCCCGGCCGCCCGGTGCTGCTGCACGGGGAGGACGGCGGGGCCTGGCCCGTGCTGCGACTGGCCGGCGCACTGGGACTGGCCACCCGGATCGGCATCGAGGACACTCTCCTGCTGCCCGACGGCCGGCCGGCCACCGACAACGCCCAACTGGTGGCCAGTGCAACGACTTTGGTCAGTGGCCTTCCCGGCGGGTGA
- a CDS encoding L-lactate MFS transporter: MIALARSRIVAPPGWSRWLVPPAALSIHLAIGQAYAWSVFKPPLESSLQLSGTASALPFQLAIVMLGLSAAFGGTLVERNGPRWAMCVSAVCFSTGFLVAALGAATGQYWLVVLGYGFIGGIGLGIGYISPVSTLIKWFPDRPGMATGIAIMGFGGGALIASPWSAQLLGSLGADASGIARTFLIMGLAYAVFMTLGVVLVRVPADEWRPPAGPPAGASPARPLVTTAQVSARSALRTPQFWCLWVILCMNVTAGIGILEKAAPMISDFFAHTAAPVSAPAAAGFVGMLSLANMLGRIVWSSASDLVGRKNIYRLYLGAGALMYLLIALAGDSSKPLFIACAVVVLSFYGGGFATIPAYLKDLFGSYQVGAIHGRLLTAWSTAGVLGPLIVNAIADGQKSAGRSGPDLYTTSFFIMIGLLVVGFVANELVRPVHPRHHQPPEKADQLAAAPAAPKGAGQ, encoded by the coding sequence ATGATCGCGCTCGCCCGCTCCCGCATCGTCGCCCCTCCGGGGTGGAGCCGCTGGCTCGTCCCGCCCGCCGCCCTGTCCATCCATCTCGCCATCGGCCAGGCCTACGCCTGGAGTGTGTTCAAACCGCCCCTGGAGTCCTCCCTCCAGCTGTCCGGGACGGCCTCCGCGCTCCCCTTCCAGCTCGCCATCGTGATGCTGGGCCTGTCCGCCGCGTTCGGCGGCACGCTCGTCGAACGCAACGGCCCGCGCTGGGCGATGTGCGTCTCCGCGGTCTGCTTCTCCACGGGCTTCCTGGTCGCCGCTCTCGGCGCGGCCACCGGCCAATACTGGCTGGTGGTCCTCGGTTACGGCTTCATCGGCGGCATCGGCCTGGGCATCGGCTACATCTCCCCGGTCTCGACCCTCATCAAGTGGTTCCCCGACCGTCCCGGGATGGCCACCGGCATCGCCATCATGGGCTTCGGCGGCGGCGCGCTGATCGCCTCCCCCTGGTCCGCCCAACTCCTGGGCTCCCTCGGCGCGGACGCCTCCGGGATCGCCCGGACCTTCCTGATCATGGGCCTGGCCTATGCCGTCTTCATGACCCTCGGGGTCGTACTGGTGCGGGTCCCCGCCGACGAATGGCGGCCGCCCGCCGGACCGCCCGCGGGCGCCTCCCCGGCCCGCCCGCTCGTGACCACCGCACAGGTCTCGGCCCGCAGCGCGCTGCGGACCCCGCAGTTCTGGTGTCTGTGGGTCATCCTCTGCATGAATGTCACGGCGGGCATCGGCATCCTGGAGAAGGCCGCCCCGATGATCTCCGACTTCTTCGCGCACACCGCGGCGCCGGTGAGCGCCCCGGCGGCGGCCGGATTCGTCGGCATGCTCTCGCTGGCCAACATGCTCGGCCGGATCGTCTGGTCCTCCGCCTCCGACCTGGTGGGCCGCAAGAACATCTACCGTCTCTACCTCGGCGCCGGCGCCCTGATGTATCTGCTGATCGCGCTGGCCGGCGACTCCTCCAAGCCGCTGTTCATCGCCTGCGCGGTGGTGGTCCTGTCCTTCTACGGCGGCGGATTCGCCACCATCCCGGCGTATTTGAAGGATCTGTTCGGCAGTTACCAGGTCGGCGCGATCCACGGGCGGCTGCTGACGGCCTGGTCCACGGCCGGCGTGCTCGGCCCATTGATCGTCAACGCCATCGCCGACGGGCAGAAGTCCGCCGGCCGCAGCGGCCCGGACCTCTACACCACCTCGTTCTTCATCATGATCGGCCTGCTCGTCGTGGGCTTCGTCGCCAACGAACTGGTCCGCCCCGTGCACCCACGGCACCACCAACCACCGGAAAAGGCGGACCAGTTGGCAGCCGCGCCCGCCGCCCCGAAGGGAGCCGGGCAGTGA
- a CDS encoding MFS transporter small subunit, with protein MTARRALLFALVWLWVGIPFIYGLYELTLKLKQLFTG; from the coding sequence GTGACCGCCCGCCGCGCCCTCCTGTTCGCCCTCGTCTGGCTCTGGGTGGGCATCCCGTTCATATACGGCCTTTACGAGCTGACCCTCAAACTGAAACAACTGTTCACGGGCTGA
- a CDS encoding amidase, producing MAELHDLTAIEQAEGIRSGELSPVELTEHYLTRIERLDDSLGAFLTRTPEIARKQASDAESEATAARREGRELPPLHGIPVPVKDLNQVAGVRCTMGSRALAEHVPTVDDHVVQKLRAGGTILLGKTNTPEFGLPCYTENGLAPPARTPWDLERSAGGSSGGAAAAVAGGLAPVAHASDGGGSIRIPASVCGLFGIKPSRGRVSGGPLLHDVTGLATSGPLARTVADAATLLDVLAGAMPGDPYAAPSLPPGETFAAHARRDPGQLRIACLTEAPVPGVEVHPDCRTATTDTATLLTGLGHQVEELSLPADEGILHAFTRVWSVLAANRPLPPEGEELLMPLTRYLRARGAEVSGTDFARSLYAFRILAQSLADGLMPPETGYDVILTPTVAAPPVPVGGLRNDADPQAEFSAIGAFTPFTALYNATGQPAVSVPLQWNAEGLPIGVMLAGRYGDEATLIALSAQLEQARPWADRTPPMW from the coding sequence ATGGCCGAACTGCACGATCTGACCGCGATCGAACAGGCCGAGGGGATCCGGTCGGGTGAGCTCTCCCCCGTGGAACTCACCGAGCACTACCTGACGCGGATCGAGCGGCTCGACGACTCACTCGGCGCCTTCCTCACCCGTACCCCCGAGATCGCCCGCAAGCAGGCCTCGGACGCCGAGAGCGAGGCCACCGCGGCCCGTCGCGAGGGCCGCGAACTCCCGCCGCTGCACGGGATACCCGTCCCGGTGAAGGACCTCAACCAGGTCGCCGGGGTGCGCTGCACGATGGGTTCGCGGGCACTGGCCGAGCATGTGCCGACCGTCGACGACCATGTCGTCCAGAAGCTGCGGGCGGGCGGCACGATCCTGCTCGGCAAGACCAACACCCCCGAATTCGGGCTGCCCTGCTACACCGAGAACGGCCTCGCCCCGCCCGCCCGCACCCCGTGGGACCTGGAGCGCTCGGCGGGCGGCTCCAGCGGCGGGGCGGCCGCGGCCGTGGCCGGCGGTCTGGCGCCCGTCGCGCACGCCAGCGACGGCGGCGGCTCGATCCGTATCCCGGCGTCCGTCTGCGGGCTGTTCGGCATCAAGCCCAGCCGCGGCCGGGTCAGCGGCGGCCCGCTGCTCCATGACGTCACGGGCCTGGCCACCTCGGGGCCGCTGGCCCGTACGGTCGCCGACGCGGCCACGTTGCTGGACGTCCTGGCCGGCGCGATGCCCGGAGACCCGTACGCGGCGCCGTCGCTGCCGCCCGGCGAGACCTTCGCCGCTCATGCCCGCCGCGACCCCGGACAGCTGCGGATCGCCTGCCTCACCGAGGCCCCCGTCCCCGGTGTCGAGGTCCACCCCGACTGCCGCACCGCCACCACCGACACCGCCACGCTGCTGACCGGGCTCGGCCACCAGGTGGAGGAGCTGTCACTGCCCGCCGACGAGGGCATCCTCCACGCCTTCACCCGCGTCTGGTCGGTGCTGGCCGCGAACCGCCCGCTGCCGCCGGAGGGCGAGGAGCTGCTGATGCCGCTCACCCGCTATCTGCGCGCCCGTGGCGCCGAGGTCTCCGGTACGGACTTCGCGCGCTCCCTGTACGCCTTCCGGATCCTCGCCCAGTCCCTCGCGGACGGCCTGATGCCGCCGGAGACCGGCTACGACGTGATCCTCACGCCGACGGTGGCCGCGCCTCCGGTGCCGGTCGGCGGGCTGCGCAACGACGCCGATCCCCAGGCCGAGTTCTCCGCCATCGGCGCCTTCACGCCGTTCACCGCGCTCTACAACGCCACGGGCCAGCCCGCGGTGAGCGTCCCGCTCCAGTGGAACGCCGAGGGGCTGCCGATCGGGGTGATGCTGGCCGGGCGGTACGGCGACGAGGCCACCTTGATCGCGCTGTCGGCACAGCTGGAGCAGGCCCGCCCGTGGGCGGACCGCACTCCGCCCATGTGGTGA
- the soxR gene encoding redox-sensitive transcriptional activator SoxR: MPQLPYKVHELTVGQLSARSGAAVSALHFYESKGLISSTRTAGNQRRYTRDALRRVAFVRAAQRVGIPLAVIRDALAELPDERTPNRADWARLSEVWRTELDERISQLVELRDRLTDCIGCGCLSLEKCALSNPYDNLGEQGPGARRLRVDRRATDPEGAQERAGGDQRHTADRHGAPDAQGCCPDES, translated from the coding sequence GTGCCCCAGCTTCCGTACAAGGTTCATGAACTCACCGTCGGCCAGCTCTCCGCGCGCAGCGGTGCCGCGGTCTCCGCGCTGCACTTCTACGAGTCCAAGGGACTGATCAGCAGCACCCGGACGGCGGGCAACCAGCGTCGCTACACCCGTGACGCACTGCGCCGGGTCGCGTTCGTGCGGGCGGCACAGCGGGTCGGGATCCCGCTCGCGGTGATCCGTGACGCGCTGGCGGAGCTGCCCGATGAGCGCACCCCCAACCGCGCCGACTGGGCCCGGCTCTCCGAGGTCTGGCGCACCGAGCTGGACGAGCGGATCAGCCAACTCGTCGAACTGCGCGACCGGTTGACCGACTGCATCGGTTGCGGCTGCCTCTCGCTGGAGAAGTGCGCGCTGTCCAACCCGTACGACAACCTCGGCGAGCAGGGCCCCGGTGCGCGGCGGCTGCGGGTCGACCGGAGGGCCACGGACCCGGAGGGGGCCCAGGAGCGCGCCGGCGGCGACCAGCGGCACACGGCGGACCGGCACGGCGCGCCTGACGCGCAGGGGTGCTGCCCGGACGAGTCGTGA
- a CDS encoding MaoC family dehydratase, with translation MAQPRVFGSLDELRDAVGEELGTSDWLEIDQKRIDLFAEATGDHQWIHVDQEKAAAGPFGTTIAHGYLTLSLLPALVPQLMRVDNVKMGINYGANKVRFPATVPVGSRLRATARIAEVTEVTGGVQLATVVTIEREGGDKPVCVAETVSRFYL, from the coding sequence ATGGCACAGCCCCGAGTGTTCGGATCGCTCGACGAACTGCGGGACGCAGTCGGTGAGGAGCTGGGCACCAGCGACTGGCTGGAGATCGACCAGAAGCGGATCGACCTGTTCGCGGAGGCCACCGGCGACCACCAGTGGATCCATGTGGACCAGGAGAAGGCCGCGGCCGGCCCCTTCGGCACCACCATTGCGCACGGCTATCTGACGCTGTCGCTGCTGCCCGCCCTCGTACCGCAGCTGATGCGGGTCGACAACGTGAAGATGGGCATCAACTACGGCGCCAACAAGGTGCGCTTCCCCGCCACCGTCCCGGTCGGCTCACGGCTGCGCGCCACGGCCAGGATCGCCGAGGTGACCGAGGTGACCGGCGGCGTCCAGCTCGCCACGGTCGTGACGATCGAGCGCGAGGGCGGCGACAAGCCGGTCTGCGTCGCGGAGACGGTCAGCCGCTTCTACCTTTAG
- a CDS encoding TetR/AcrR family transcriptional regulator produces the protein MGAAAERAEEENEEWAGVTPDAARRLVSAAVEAFAERGYHATTTRDIAGRAGMSPAALYIHYKTKEELLYRISGIGHEKALRIMGAAAEAEGSATERLRDAVRTFARWHAEHHTTARVIQYELQALGPEHYTEITGLRRRTDRLLRQIIQDGADSGEFRADDVPGTTLAVLSLCVDVARWFTADGPRTPDEVGTLYADLVLRMVGAPADRARSPEGQAG, from the coding sequence ATGGGTGCGGCGGCGGAGCGGGCCGAAGAGGAGAACGAGGAATGGGCCGGGGTGACCCCGGACGCCGCGCGACGTCTGGTCAGCGCCGCCGTCGAGGCGTTCGCGGAGCGTGGCTATCACGCCACCACCACCCGTGACATCGCCGGCCGGGCCGGTATGAGCCCGGCCGCCCTCTACATCCACTACAAGACCAAGGAAGAGCTGCTCTACCGCATCAGCGGCATCGGCCACGAAAAGGCGCTGCGCATCATGGGTGCCGCGGCCGAGGCCGAGGGCAGCGCCACCGAGCGCCTCCGCGACGCCGTCCGGACCTTCGCCCGCTGGCACGCGGAGCACCACACCACCGCCCGGGTCATCCAGTACGAACTCCAGGCGCTGGGCCCGGAGCACTACACCGAGATCACCGGTCTGCGCCGCCGGACCGACCGTTTGCTGCGGCAGATCATCCAGGACGGCGCGGACAGCGGGGAGTTCCGGGCCGACGACGTGCCGGGCACCACCCTCGCGGTGCTGTCGCTGTGCGTGGACGTCGCCCGCTGGTTCACCGCGGACGGCCCGCGCACCCCCGACGAGGTCGGCACCCTCTATGCCGACCTCGTGCTGCGCATGGTGGGTGCACCGGCGGACCGGGCCCGTTCTCCCGAGGGCCAGGCCGGCTAG
- a CDS encoding acyl-CoA dehydrogenase family protein has product MNLELSAEQAAVRQLAKDFADREITPHATAWDRAEQVDRGIVKKLGELGFLGLTVPEEYGGSGGDHFSYVLVTEELGRADSSVRGIVSVSLGLVAKTLAAWGDADQKRAWLPRLTSGEAVGCFGLTEPGTGSDAANLATRAVRDGDEYVIDGAKMFITNGTWADLVLLFARTGGAPGHQGISAFLVPADSPGLERREIHGKLGLRGQATAELVLQGVRVPATAMLGPEGKGFSVAMSALAKGRMSVAAGCVGIAQAALDAALGYAGEREQFGKPIARHQLVQELISDIAVDVEAARLLTWRVADLIDRGEPFVTAASKAKLFASEAAVRAANNALQVFGGYGYIDEYPVGKLLRDARVMTLYEGTSQIQKLVIGRALTGVSAF; this is encoded by the coding sequence ATGAACCTGGAGCTCAGCGCGGAGCAGGCCGCGGTGCGGCAGCTCGCCAAGGACTTCGCCGACCGTGAGATCACTCCGCACGCCACCGCCTGGGACCGTGCGGAACAGGTCGACCGCGGCATTGTGAAGAAGCTCGGCGAGCTCGGCTTCCTCGGGCTCACCGTCCCCGAGGAGTACGGCGGCTCCGGGGGTGACCACTTCTCCTACGTCCTGGTCACCGAGGAACTGGGCCGCGCCGACTCCTCGGTGCGCGGCATCGTCTCGGTCTCCCTGGGGCTGGTGGCCAAGACCCTCGCCGCATGGGGCGACGCGGACCAGAAGCGGGCGTGGCTGCCGCGGCTCACCTCCGGCGAGGCGGTCGGCTGCTTCGGCCTGACCGAGCCGGGTACCGGATCCGACGCGGCCAACCTCGCCACCCGGGCGGTACGCGACGGGGACGAGTACGTCATCGACGGCGCCAAGATGTTCATCACCAACGGCACCTGGGCCGATCTCGTGCTGCTCTTCGCCCGCACCGGCGGAGCCCCCGGGCACCAGGGCATCAGCGCCTTCCTCGTGCCGGCCGACAGTCCCGGTCTGGAGCGCCGTGAGATCCACGGCAAGCTGGGCCTGCGCGGCCAGGCCACCGCGGAGCTGGTCCTTCAGGGCGTACGGGTCCCGGCCACCGCCATGCTCGGCCCCGAGGGCAAGGGGTTCTCGGTCGCGATGTCCGCGCTGGCCAAGGGCCGGATGTCGGTCGCGGCCGGCTGTGTGGGCATCGCCCAGGCCGCCCTGGATGCCGCGCTCGGCTACGCGGGCGAGCGCGAGCAGTTCGGCAAGCCCATCGCCCGGCACCAGCTGGTGCAGGAGCTGATCAGTGATATCGCCGTGGACGTGGAAGCCGCACGGCTGCTGACCTGGCGGGTCGCCGATCTGATCGACCGCGGCGAGCCGTTCGTCACCGCCGCGTCCAAGGCCAAGCTCTTCGCCTCCGAGGCCGCGGTGCGCGCCGCCAACAACGCCCTCCAGGTCTTCGGCGGCTACGGCTATATCGACGAGTACCCGGTCGGCAAGCTGCTGCGGGACGCACGGGTGATGACGCTGTACGAGGGCACCAGCCAGATACAGAAGCTGGTCATCGGCCGTGCGCTGACCGGGGTCTCCGCCTTCTGA
- a CDS encoding TetR/AcrR family transcriptional regulator: MARPRKPLLSRERIVTTALALIDAEGLPALSTRRLAAELGVSGPSLYNHFTTKDEILDAVADTVIAKVDVSAFEAGADWRAGLLDWARSYRAALAAHPHIVPFLAQGPGRRPAGLKMADAAFGGMVEAGWPPAQATRVCAMVRYFVAGSALGSFARGFVDDPRAYDPADYPHLGQAHLLAEHQRQVDEGAFETGLRALVDGLALQHPELVPPQGG, translated from the coding sequence ATGGCCCGACCCCGCAAGCCCCTTCTGAGCCGCGAGCGCATCGTCACCACGGCGCTGGCGCTCATCGACGCCGAAGGGCTGCCGGCGCTCTCCACCCGCCGTCTGGCGGCGGAGCTGGGCGTGAGCGGGCCGTCCCTCTACAACCACTTCACGACCAAGGACGAGATCCTCGACGCGGTGGCCGACACGGTCATCGCGAAGGTCGACGTGTCGGCCTTCGAGGCGGGCGCGGACTGGCGCGCCGGGCTGCTCGACTGGGCCCGCTCCTACCGCGCGGCGCTCGCCGCACATCCGCATATCGTGCCGTTCCTCGCCCAGGGCCCCGGCCGCCGTCCCGCCGGGCTGAAGATGGCCGACGCGGCGTTCGGCGGCATGGTCGAGGCGGGCTGGCCGCCCGCCCAGGCCACCAGGGTCTGCGCCATGGTCCGTTACTTCGTGGCCGGCTCCGCGCTGGGCTCGTTCGCCCGCGGCTTCGTCGACGATCCGAGGGCCTACGACCCCGCCGACTATCCGCACCTGGGCCAGGCCCATCTCCTGGCCGAGCATCAGCGACAGGTGGACGAGGGCGCGTTCGAGACCGGGCTGCGGGCGCTGGTGGACGGCCTGGCACTCCAGCACCCGGAACTCGTACCGCCGCAGGGCGGCTGA